A genomic stretch from Streptomyces sp. QL37 includes:
- a CDS encoding MarR family transcriptional regulator codes for MEDRAPVPAPHPAQDVTEHVGYRLKRASAALRNAMDRALREHDLTVPQYSCLELLDEKPGLSNADLARGTFVTRQSANVVLRGLKEAGLITRPLTTEHGRALPTHLTPAGERRLRAARGAVYAIEERMIRNIPEGRLTALLADLDTMTEALGE; via the coding sequence ATGGAAGACCGTGCGCCCGTGCCCGCGCCCCACCCGGCCCAAGACGTCACCGAGCACGTCGGATACCGCCTCAAACGCGCCTCGGCCGCCCTGCGCAACGCCATGGACAGGGCCCTGCGCGAGCACGACCTCACCGTCCCGCAGTACTCCTGCCTCGAACTCCTCGACGAGAAGCCCGGCCTGTCCAACGCCGACCTGGCCCGCGGCACCTTCGTCACCCGGCAGTCGGCCAATGTGGTCCTGCGCGGCCTCAAGGAAGCCGGACTGATCACGCGGCCGCTCACCACCGAGCACGGACGCGCCCTGCCCACCCATCTGACCCCCGCCGGGGAACGGCGCCTGCGAGCGGCGCGCGGCGCCGTCTACGCCATCGAGGAACGCATGATCAGGAACATTCCCGAGGGGCGTCTGACGGCCCTCCTGGCCGACCTCGACACGATGACCGAGGCCCTCGGCGAGTGA
- a CDS encoding AMP-binding protein yields the protein MTALQSSDAPTWPAEFAERYRAAGHWRGETFGGVLRERAAAHPDRVAVVDPAPERREWTYGELDERASRLAAGFSARGISAGDRVVVQLPNIAEFIEVVFALFRIGALPVYALPAHRETEIEYFCSFTEAVAYVVPDRHAGFDHLALASRVKERTPTLKHVFVIGSPGEHTALSEVPCAPAGSGYEPEPHDLAFLQLSGGTTGVPKLIPRTHDDYIYSLRGSNEICGVDGDTRFLVLLPAAHNFPMSSPGWLGTLYAGGTVVLCPRPDPATAFPLVEAERVTMTGMVPPLALIWTEAGPGAEHDLSSLELVLVGGAKYSEAAARRLEPALGCKLMQVFGMAEGLVNYTRLDDDYETVVTTQGLPISEDDEVRVVDDSDVDVPEGGFGHLLTRGPYTIRGYWRAPEHNRKSFTEDGFYRTGDIVRRTPTGHLVVEGRAKDQINRGGEKVAPEEIENIILGHPSVHDVSVVGVADAYLGERTLAYVILRDGAEPLKPAAVKRLVRERGVAAYKVPDLVEFVEAFPQTGIGKVSKKGLRSDAAPGPVVPDQH from the coding sequence CCGCGCACCCGGACCGCGTCGCGGTCGTCGACCCGGCCCCCGAGCGGCGTGAATGGACGTACGGCGAGCTGGACGAGCGTGCCTCCCGGCTGGCCGCCGGGTTCTCCGCGCGCGGCATCTCCGCGGGTGACCGGGTCGTCGTGCAGCTCCCGAACATCGCCGAGTTCATCGAAGTCGTCTTCGCCCTCTTCCGGATCGGGGCCCTGCCGGTCTACGCGCTCCCCGCGCACCGGGAGACGGAGATCGAGTACTTCTGCTCCTTCACCGAGGCCGTCGCCTATGTGGTCCCGGACCGGCACGCCGGCTTCGACCACCTCGCGCTCGCGTCGAGGGTCAAGGAGCGTACGCCGACCCTGAAGCACGTCTTCGTCATCGGTTCGCCGGGTGAGCACACCGCCCTGTCCGAGGTGCCGTGCGCGCCCGCCGGGAGCGGGTACGAGCCGGAGCCGCACGATCTGGCGTTCCTCCAGCTGTCGGGCGGGACGACGGGCGTTCCCAAGCTCATCCCCCGTACGCACGACGACTACATCTACTCGCTGCGGGGATCCAACGAGATCTGCGGCGTCGACGGTGACACCCGCTTCCTCGTCCTGCTCCCCGCCGCGCACAACTTCCCCATGAGCTCCCCGGGCTGGCTCGGAACGCTGTACGCCGGGGGGACCGTGGTCCTGTGCCCCCGCCCCGATCCGGCGACGGCGTTCCCGCTCGTGGAAGCCGAACGCGTCACGATGACCGGGATGGTGCCGCCCCTCGCACTGATCTGGACGGAGGCCGGCCCCGGCGCCGAGCACGACCTGTCGAGCCTGGAGCTGGTCCTGGTCGGCGGCGCCAAGTACAGCGAGGCGGCCGCCCGCAGGCTGGAACCGGCGCTGGGCTGCAAGCTGATGCAGGTCTTCGGCATGGCCGAGGGTCTCGTCAACTACACGCGCCTGGACGACGACTACGAGACCGTGGTCACCACGCAGGGCCTGCCGATCTCCGAGGACGACGAGGTCCGTGTCGTCGACGACTCGGACGTGGACGTGCCGGAGGGGGGTTTCGGGCACCTGCTGACCCGCGGCCCGTACACGATCCGTGGCTACTGGCGGGCGCCCGAGCACAACCGGAAGTCCTTCACGGAGGACGGCTTCTACCGCACGGGTGACATCGTGCGCCGCACCCCGACGGGCCACCTGGTCGTCGAGGGGCGTGCCAAGGACCAGATCAACCGGGGCGGGGAGAAGGTCGCGCCGGAGGAGATCGAGAACATCATCCTCGGTCATCCGTCGGTGCACGACGTGTCCGTCGTGGGTGTGGCCGACGCGTACCTGGGCGAACGCACCCTGGCCTACGTCATCCTGCGCGACGGCGCCGAGCCGCTGAAGCCGGCCGCGGTCAAACGCCTCGTGCGTGAGCGCGGGGTCGCCGCGTACAAGGTTCCCGACCTCGTCGAGTTCGTCGAGGCGTTCCCGCAGACCGGGATCGGCAAGGTCAGCAAGAAGGGGCTGCGTTCCGACGCGGCGCCCGGCCCCGTCGTACCCGATCAGCACTGA
- a CDS encoding MbtH family NRPS accessory protein, with protein sequence MSAMSGPFDPGPEGRATHLVLENTAGQLSLWPVWREIPAGWSVRFGPAPHEACAAALVPPGRA encoded by the coding sequence ATGAGCGCGATGAGCGGCCCGTTCGACCCTGGCCCGGAGGGCCGCGCCACGCACCTGGTGCTGGAGAACACCGCCGGTCAGCTGTCCCTGTGGCCGGTCTGGCGGGAGATCCCGGCAGGGTGGTCCGTACGGTTCGGCCCGGCCCCGCACGAGGCGTGCGCCGCCGCGCTGGTGCCGCCGGGCCGGGCCTGA
- a CDS encoding glyoxalase, with product MTATVEGPDFIALQVKDVPGAAAFFEERLGLRRDPAAPPHAVVFATSPIPFAVREPLPGVDLDGAGRPGLGVALWLRTTDAGMLREQLVAAGTEDVTPLQDSPFGPVFSFTGPEGYRLTVHGG from the coding sequence ATGACCGCCACTGTCGAAGGCCCCGACTTCATCGCTCTTCAGGTGAAGGACGTGCCCGGCGCGGCCGCCTTCTTCGAGGAGCGGCTCGGGCTGCGACGGGACCCCGCCGCGCCGCCCCACGCCGTTGTCTTCGCGACCAGCCCGATCCCGTTCGCCGTCCGTGAGCCGCTCCCCGGCGTCGACCTGGACGGCGCCGGGCGTCCCGGTCTCGGGGTGGCCCTGTGGCTGCGGACGACGGACGCCGGGATGCTGCGGGAGCAGCTCGTGGCGGCGGGCACGGAGGACGTCACCCCTTTGCAGGACAGCCCGTTCGGGCCGGTGTTCTCCTTCACCGGCCCCGAGGGCTACCGGCTCACCGTCCACGGAGGCTGA
- a CDS encoding catalase: protein MTERPGQQPIPGAPSSFPPSEEEPTRPREPLPPKDDQNGPETVSPTGQPTGAEPARNAQSGPYLTTAQGARLYDTDHSLKAGPRGPVLLQDHHLREKITHFDHERIPERVVHARGAAAHGFFRGYGSASKISKAAFLARDVETPVFVRFSTVLGSRGSADTVRDTRGFATKFYTEEGVFDLVGNNIPVFFIQDAIKFPDVIHAGKPHPDREIPQAQSAHDTFWDFVTLHSEATHHTLWNMSDRGIPRSFRTMEGFGVHTFRLVDAEGASTLVKFHWKPKLGVHSQVWEEAQIAGGVDPDFHRRDLADAIEAGAYPQWELGIQTFPDNPEQMFQGIDLLDPTKIVPEELAPVQPIGLMTLDANPSNFFAETEQVAFHVGNMVPGIDITNDPLLQGRLFSYVDTQLTRLGGPNFPQLPINRTHAPVNDMLRDGMHQTAVHRGVAPYRPNSLDGGCPFLAGADTGAFVEVPAEIAASRKVREAPESFDDHFSQPRLFWLSMTPVEREHIIAAYTFELGKCYEQAIKERALKVLARIDARLCEQVAAGLGLPAPEPDGPLADPEPSPALSQVGGVWPLDGRVIGIVADKDADLDGVRAVRAAVQAARMVPLVIAPAGGVLDADGDPVTVQRTYATARSVEFDAVLLAGAPGAGADAIGARDAKAGAAGTAIDPRVLLLLNETYRHAKAIGTWAGGDAALVSAGVTADAPGVVVAGTGEEVLEEIKQLLGRHRVWDRFPATV, encoded by the coding sequence GTGACGGAGAGACCAGGTCAGCAGCCCATCCCGGGCGCCCCCAGCAGCTTCCCCCCGTCGGAGGAGGAGCCGACCCGGCCGCGCGAGCCGCTGCCGCCCAAGGATGACCAGAACGGCCCCGAGACGGTCAGCCCCACAGGTCAGCCCACCGGCGCCGAACCCGCCCGCAACGCGCAGAGCGGCCCTTACCTGACGACGGCACAGGGGGCGCGGCTGTACGACACCGACCACTCCCTCAAGGCGGGCCCGCGAGGGCCGGTGCTGCTCCAGGACCACCACCTGCGGGAGAAGATCACCCACTTCGACCACGAACGCATCCCGGAGCGTGTGGTGCACGCGCGCGGCGCCGCCGCCCACGGTTTCTTCCGGGGGTACGGGTCCGCGTCGAAGATCTCCAAGGCGGCCTTCCTGGCGAGGGACGTGGAGACTCCGGTCTTCGTCCGTTTCTCCACCGTGCTCGGCTCACGGGGATCGGCCGACACCGTGCGCGACACCCGCGGCTTCGCCACCAAGTTCTACACGGAGGAAGGGGTCTTCGACCTCGTCGGGAACAACATCCCGGTCTTCTTCATCCAGGACGCCATCAAGTTCCCGGACGTCATCCACGCCGGGAAGCCGCACCCGGACCGGGAGATCCCGCAGGCGCAGAGTGCCCACGACACGTTCTGGGACTTCGTGACCCTGCACTCCGAGGCCACGCACCACACGCTGTGGAACATGTCCGACCGCGGTATCCCGCGCTCGTTCCGCACGATGGAGGGCTTCGGCGTCCACACCTTCCGGCTCGTCGACGCCGAGGGGGCCTCCACCCTGGTGAAGTTCCACTGGAAGCCCAAGCTTGGTGTCCACTCCCAGGTCTGGGAGGAGGCCCAGATCGCGGGTGGCGTGGACCCCGACTTCCACCGCAGGGACCTCGCCGACGCCATCGAGGCCGGTGCCTACCCCCAGTGGGAACTCGGCATCCAGACCTTCCCGGACAACCCCGAGCAGATGTTCCAGGGGATCGATCTGCTGGACCCGACCAAGATCGTGCCGGAGGAGCTCGCGCCGGTACAGCCGATCGGCCTGATGACGCTCGACGCCAATCCGTCGAACTTCTTCGCCGAGACGGAACAGGTCGCCTTCCACGTCGGCAACATGGTGCCGGGCATCGACATCACCAACGACCCGCTGCTCCAGGGCCGCCTGTTCAGTTACGTCGACACCCAGCTCACCCGGCTCGGCGGCCCCAACTTCCCGCAGCTGCCCATCAACCGGACCCACGCCCCGGTCAACGACATGCTGCGCGACGGCATGCACCAGACGGCGGTCCACCGGGGCGTCGCGCCGTACCGGCCCAACTCCCTGGACGGCGGCTGCCCGTTCCTGGCGGGAGCCGACACCGGCGCGTTCGTCGAGGTGCCTGCCGAGATCGCCGCGAGCCGTAAGGTGCGCGAGGCGCCCGAGTCGTTCGACGACCACTTCAGCCAGCCCCGGCTCTTCTGGCTCAGCATGACTCCGGTGGAGCGTGAGCACATCATCGCCGCGTACACCTTCGAGCTGGGCAAGTGCTACGAACAGGCGATCAAGGAACGGGCGTTGAAGGTACTCGCCCGCATCGACGCCCGGCTGTGCGAGCAGGTCGCCGCCGGTCTCGGGCTGCCCGCGCCCGAGCCGGACGGACCGCTCGCGGATCCCGAGCCGAGCCCCGCGCTGTCGCAGGTCGGCGGCGTCTGGCCGCTCGACGGCCGTGTCATCGGCATCGTCGCCGACAAGGACGCCGACCTCGACGGTGTCCGGGCGGTACGCGCAGCCGTGCAGGCCGCCCGCATGGTGCCGCTGGTCATCGCTCCCGCCGGGGGAGTCCTCGACGCGGACGGCGACCCGGTCACCGTGCAGCGCACCTACGCCACCGCCCGCTCCGTCGAGTTCGACGCCGTCCTGCTCGCCGGCGCCCCCGGAGCGGGAGCCGACGCGATCGGCGCACGGGACGCCAAGGCGGGCGCGGCGGGCACCGCCATCGATCCCCGGGTGCTCCTGCTGCTGAACGAGACGTACCGGCACGCCAAGGCGATCGGGACGTGGGCGGGCGGCGACGCCGCCCTCGTCTCCGCCGGTGTGACCGCGGACGCGCCGGGCGTGGTCGTCGCCGGCACCGGCGAGGAGGTGCTGGAAGAGATCAAGCAGCTCCTCGGCAGGCACCGCGTCTGGGACCGCTTCCCCGCCACGGTCTGA
- a CDS encoding isochorismatase family protein, whose protein sequence is MALPAIASYALPTEAELPANRVDWTVDPTRAVLLVHDLQNHFLGAFPPGEQPLTGMLGNTSRVIEEYRRLGVPVVYSVQRGGQTAQERGLQLDFWGPGAADDPDALSIPGSVAPADGDTVLTKWKYSAFVRTELESLLRESGRDQLVITGVYAHIGVLMSACDAWMRDIQAFVVADAVADFSREDHDMALRWAAGRCAVVISTDNLLKGV, encoded by the coding sequence ATGGCTCTTCCCGCCATCGCTTCGTACGCACTGCCGACCGAAGCCGAACTGCCCGCGAACCGCGTGGACTGGACCGTCGACCCCACGCGGGCCGTGCTCCTGGTCCACGACCTGCAGAACCACTTCCTCGGCGCGTTCCCGCCCGGGGAGCAGCCGCTCACCGGCATGCTCGGGAACACCTCCCGGGTCATCGAGGAGTACCGCCGCCTCGGTGTGCCGGTCGTCTACTCCGTGCAGCGCGGCGGGCAGACGGCCCAGGAGCGCGGTCTCCAGCTCGACTTCTGGGGTCCCGGTGCGGCCGACGACCCCGACGCGCTGTCGATTCCCGGCTCCGTCGCACCGGCGGACGGCGACACGGTGCTGACCAAGTGGAAGTACAGCGCCTTCGTGCGGACCGAACTCGAGTCCCTGCTGCGTGAGTCCGGCCGCGACCAGCTGGTGATCACCGGCGTCTACGCGCACATCGGGGTGCTCATGAGCGCGTGCGACGCGTGGATGCGCGACATACAGGCCTTCGTGGTCGCCGACGCCGTGGCCGACTTCTCGCGCGAGGACCACGACATGGCTCTGCGCTGGGCCGCCGGCCGCTGCGCGGTCGTCATATCGACCGACAACCTCCTCAAGGGGGTCTGA
- a CDS encoding amino acid adenylation domain-containing protein produces MLGDAEGAGSGQDAPPVVLPLTAAQSGMWFAQSLDPLSPAQNTAECLEIDGPLDPELFAAALRRVTAEADALRVCVEDTPEGPRQRVLPSVGLPLTTHDLREASDAGRRAEEWMRADLAEPFDLATGPPFRHAPFRVGEERWLWYQRIHHLVMDGFGYSLLVRRTAEVYTALVRGEEPGPQAFGTLADLVAEDAAYRSSEAFTADRAHWAEAFADRPEVPRLGGRGALPSRTFLRRTAHLGPEATEGVRDLADRLRASWPDVLIAAQALYTSRATGRQEVVLGLPMMGRMGSVSLRVPGMVMNVLPLRLDVSPDATFAELVRRVVLGVREARRHQRYRYEDIRRDLRLLGENRGLVGPLVNVMPFDYDVDFAGAPARARNLSAGPVDDLTVNIYDRSDGRGLRIDHDGNPALYGDEELAAHQERFLHLVERLSRADPHLPTAAHGIATEAELELVVRTFNDTERALPPTTLIGPIEARAARTPHATALVYGGTSLTYEELNTRANRLARHLRTLGARPGAVVAVSVPRSVELVVSLLAVLKAGAAYLPLDPDYPEQRLAYMLRDAAPVCAVTDRAGRLPHDTGTPLVVLDGLDVSGYLWVNPSRPLTPAHPAYVIYTSGSTGHPKGVVVSHGAIDNRLRWMQSAYGLTADDRVLQKTPSSFDVSVWEFFWPLRQGAVLVVAEPGGHKDPAHLARLIREQSVTICHFVPSMLQVFLAEAETAACGSLRTVFCSGETLPRDIADSFGRELPGAELHNLYGPTEAAVDVTFHACAADATGPVPIGRPVWNTRLYVLDAALQPCPPGITGELYLAGRQLADRYLNRPELTASRFVADPFGRPAERMYRTGDLAHWTEQGEVVHLGRTDDQVKLHGQRIELGEIETALTARDGVEAARALVREDRPGEQRLVGYITGGADPVAVRASLARELPEHMVPAAVVTLDAFPLSPNGKLDRRALPAPVFGGGAGARRPSDAREEALTRLFAQVLDVGQVGPDDAFFDLGGTSLLAVRLVARVREEFGAELTVGSLFESPTPAALAARLGSTGPASEDALDVVLRLRGGEGRTPLFAIHPAGGIAWCYAGLSARLGPEQPVYGIQARGLAGDEPLPRTLEEEASDYLRHIRAVQEHGPYRLLGWSVGGVLAHTVAVLLQEAGEEVELLALLDSFPAEQWRERPAPEEGDALTAVLRMAGFERTHERNREEVLATLRRAGSPLAGIGDRALSRIVDIVPNHARMMREHHHRGYDGDLLFFTAAAPRAEDWLTREAWRAHVTGSIDNHDLDCTHPQLMRERHLDDIAAVLAARLKELDA; encoded by the coding sequence CTGCTCGGCGACGCGGAAGGGGCCGGGTCGGGTCAGGACGCCCCGCCCGTCGTACTGCCGCTCACCGCCGCCCAGTCCGGCATGTGGTTCGCTCAGTCGCTCGATCCGCTCAGCCCGGCGCAGAACACGGCGGAGTGCCTGGAGATCGACGGTCCGCTCGACCCGGAGCTGTTCGCCGCGGCTCTGCGCCGCGTGACCGCCGAGGCCGACGCCCTGCGCGTGTGCGTCGAGGACACGCCGGAAGGTCCGCGCCAGCGCGTCCTGCCCTCGGTCGGGCTGCCGCTGACCACGCACGATCTGCGGGAGGCCTCCGACGCGGGCCGGCGGGCCGAGGAATGGATGCGCGCGGACCTCGCCGAGCCCTTCGACCTGGCCACCGGTCCGCCGTTCCGGCACGCCCCCTTCCGGGTGGGCGAGGAGCGCTGGCTCTGGTACCAGCGCATCCACCACCTGGTCATGGACGGCTTCGGCTACTCGCTCCTCGTACGCCGGACCGCCGAGGTCTACACGGCGCTCGTGCGGGGGGAGGAGCCCGGGCCCCAGGCCTTCGGGACACTCGCGGATCTGGTCGCCGAGGACGCGGCGTACCGGTCGTCGGAGGCGTTCACCGCCGACCGCGCCCACTGGGCCGAGGCGTTCGCGGACCGTCCCGAGGTGCCCCGGCTCGGCGGTCGCGGGGCGCTGCCCTCGCGGACGTTCCTCCGCCGCACCGCCCACCTGGGTCCTGAGGCCACCGAGGGTGTGCGGGACCTGGCCGACCGGCTCCGTGCCTCCTGGCCGGACGTCCTGATCGCCGCCCAGGCGCTCTACACCTCGCGGGCGACCGGGCGTCAGGAGGTCGTGCTCGGCCTCCCGATGATGGGGCGCATGGGTTCCGTCTCACTGCGGGTGCCGGGCATGGTCATGAACGTCCTTCCGCTCCGGCTGGACGTCTCCCCCGACGCCACCTTCGCCGAGCTGGTCCGCCGGGTGGTGCTCGGCGTCCGCGAGGCCCGCCGCCACCAGCGGTACCGCTACGAGGACATCCGCCGCGATCTGCGGCTCCTCGGGGAGAACCGCGGCCTGGTCGGCCCTCTCGTCAACGTCATGCCCTTCGACTACGACGTGGACTTCGCGGGCGCCCCGGCACGGGCGCGGAACCTGTCCGCGGGACCGGTGGACGACCTCACGGTGAACATCTACGACCGGTCCGACGGGCGTGGTCTGCGCATCGACCACGACGGCAATCCCGCGCTGTACGGGGACGAGGAACTGGCCGCCCACCAGGAGCGCTTCCTGCATCTGGTGGAGCGGCTGAGCCGGGCCGACCCGCATCTCCCGACAGCCGCGCACGGCATCGCCACCGAGGCCGAGCTCGAACTGGTCGTCCGTACGTTCAACGACACCGAACGGGCTCTGCCGCCCACGACGCTGATCGGCCCGATCGAGGCGCGCGCCGCCCGTACCCCTCACGCGACCGCCCTGGTGTACGGCGGCACCTCGCTCACCTACGAGGAGCTGAACACCCGGGCCAACCGGCTGGCCCGGCACCTGCGGACACTCGGCGCCCGGCCGGGCGCGGTGGTGGCGGTGTCGGTGCCGCGTTCGGTGGAGCTCGTGGTGTCGCTGCTCGCCGTGCTGAAGGCGGGGGCCGCGTATCTGCCGCTGGACCCGGACTACCCGGAGCAGCGCCTGGCGTACATGTTGCGGGACGCCGCGCCGGTGTGCGCGGTGACGGACCGGGCGGGGCGGCTTCCGCACGACACCGGGACGCCCCTGGTGGTACTGGACGGCCTCGACGTCTCGGGGTACCTCTGGGTGAACCCGTCGCGGCCTCTCACCCCGGCACATCCGGCGTACGTCATCTACACCTCGGGCTCGACGGGCCACCCCAAGGGCGTCGTCGTGTCGCACGGCGCCATCGACAACCGGCTGCGGTGGATGCAGAGCGCCTACGGGCTGACCGCGGACGACCGGGTCCTCCAGAAGACACCGTCGTCGTTCGACGTGTCCGTGTGGGAGTTCTTCTGGCCGCTGCGCCAGGGCGCGGTGCTTGTGGTCGCCGAACCGGGCGGCCACAAGGACCCCGCCCATCTGGCCCGGCTGATCCGCGAACAGTCCGTCACCATCTGCCACTTCGTGCCGTCGATGCTCCAGGTCTTCCTCGCGGAGGCGGAGACCGCCGCGTGCGGAAGTCTCCGGACGGTGTTCTGCAGCGGTGAGACCCTGCCCCGCGACATCGCCGACTCGTTCGGGCGTGAACTGCCCGGAGCCGAACTGCACAATCTGTACGGCCCCACGGAGGCGGCCGTCGACGTCACCTTCCACGCGTGCGCGGCGGACGCGACCGGCCCCGTACCGATCGGACGGCCGGTATGGAACACCCGGCTGTACGTGCTCGACGCGGCGCTGCAGCCCTGCCCGCCGGGAATCACGGGGGAGCTCTACCTGGCAGGCCGTCAGCTCGCCGACCGCTACCTGAACCGTCCGGAGCTGACCGCGTCGCGTTTCGTCGCCGACCCCTTCGGCCGGCCGGCGGAGCGCATGTACCGCACGGGCGACCTGGCGCACTGGACGGAGCAGGGCGAGGTCGTCCACCTGGGCCGCACCGACGACCAGGTCAAGCTCCACGGGCAGCGCATCGAGCTCGGCGAGATCGAGACGGCGCTGACGGCCCGGGACGGGGTGGAAGCCGCCCGCGCCCTCGTACGCGAGGACCGGCCGGGCGAGCAGCGACTGGTCGGCTACATCACCGGCGGCGCCGATCCGGTGGCCGTACGCGCCTCTCTGGCGCGGGAGCTGCCGGAGCACATGGTGCCGGCGGCGGTGGTGACCCTGGACGCCTTCCCGCTGAGCCCCAACGGCAAGCTGGACCGGCGCGCCCTGCCCGCCCCGGTGTTCGGCGGCGGCGCGGGCGCGCGGCGTCCGTCGGACGCGCGCGAGGAGGCCCTGACACGGCTCTTCGCGCAGGTGCTGGACGTCGGACAGGTGGGTCCCGACGACGCGTTCTTCGACCTCGGCGGCACGTCACTGCTGGCCGTGCGGCTGGTGGCCCGCGTGCGGGAGGAGTTCGGCGCGGAGCTGACCGTCGGCTCGCTGTTCGAGTCCCCGACCCCGGCCGCGCTCGCCGCACGGCTGGGTTCCACGGGCCCGGCGTCCGAGGACGCCCTGGACGTCGTACTGCGTCTGCGCGGCGGCGAGGGGCGTACCCCGTTGTTCGCCATCCACCCGGCGGGCGGAATCGCCTGGTGCTACGCCGGGCTGTCGGCCCGCCTCGGCCCGGAGCAGCCGGTGTACGGCATCCAGGCCCGCGGGCTGGCCGGGGACGAGCCGCTGCCGCGCACCCTGGAGGAGGAGGCGTCCGACTACCTCCGGCACATCCGCGCGGTCCAGGAGCACGGCCCCTACCGGCTGCTGGGCTGGTCCGTCGGCGGGGTGCTGGCGCACACCGTGGCCGTACTGCTCCAGGAGGCGGGCGAGGAGGTCGAGCTGCTCGCGCTGCTGGACTCGTTCCCCGCCGAGCAGTGGCGGGAGCGGCCGGCGCCCGAGGAGGGCGACGCGCTGACCGCGGTGCTGCGGATGGCGGGCTTCGAGCGCACGCACGAGCGGAACCGTGAGGAGGTGCTGGCGACGCTGCGCCGGGCGGGGAGCCCGCTCGCCGGGATCGGCGACCGCGCGCTGTCGAGGATCGTCGACATCGTCCCGAACCACGCCCGCATGATGCGCGAGCACCACCACCGGGGCTACGACGGCGACCTGCTGTTCTTCACGGCCGCCGCCCCGCGTGCGGAGGACTGGCTCACCCGCGAGGCGTGGCGGGCCCATGTCACGGGGTCCATCGACAACCACGACCTCGACTGCACCCACCCGCAGCTGATGCGGGAACGCCACCTGGACGACATCGCGGCCGTCCTGGCGGCCCGTCTGAAGGAGCTGGACGCATGA
- a CDS encoding phosphopantetheine-binding protein yields MTLTLELIRHDVADALGEDPAAIPGPAAIPLDENLLNHGMESVRIMSLLGRRRRNHGVVADFADLAEQPAIDVWAPLLEAA; encoded by the coding sequence GTGACGCTCACCCTTGAACTGATCCGTCACGATGTCGCCGACGCCCTCGGAGAGGACCCCGCGGCCATCCCCGGCCCCGCGGCCATCCCCCTCGACGAGAACCTCCTGAACCACGGCATGGAGTCGGTCCGCATCATGTCGCTGCTGGGACGCCGGCGCCGGAACCACGGTGTCGTGGCGGACTTCGCCGACCTCGCCGAGCAGCCCGCCATCGACGTCTGGGCACCACTGCTGGAGGCCGCGTGA
- the fes gene encoding enterochelin esterase: MITSVPPQGTPRRPPRTARPDEVPRLREPGIRLPEPGETEEFWAAAVDSGTPLVSPDPHGSADHRAVTFLWRGTADTRAVQVLPNKLGDPRAPEGNLMEQVPGTDVWHWSLRLRHDWRGTYDFYVDEGGGPEPGTAGHWQWLRTQRRHDPLNGRALPRRWDGEPVSYAELPGAPGGQDWQPRPGVARGGVAAHEVPTGKLGGGTRRVWLYEPPVDPGHSAELPVLVLLDGEHWQPRLGLAHLLDNLIADGRIPPLVALLPDSVDAGTRWTDLTCRPEFAAFLADELLPWAADRLPVTGDPARTVVAGQSLGGLSAAHAALSVPGRFGNVLAQSGSFWWPDGPRAQWLTDRIARAPRLPVRFWLSFGEQEWVALPAARRLREVLEAAGYDDASYREFNGGHDYLCWRTELVDGLVDLLGS, from the coding sequence GTGATCACGTCGGTGCCGCCGCAGGGCACCCCGCGCCGGCCGCCGAGGACCGCGCGCCCGGATGAGGTGCCGCGGCTCCGGGAGCCGGGAATCCGGCTTCCGGAGCCGGGGGAGACCGAGGAGTTCTGGGCGGCGGCGGTCGACAGCGGCACGCCCCTCGTCTCTCCGGACCCGCACGGCAGCGCCGATCACCGGGCGGTGACGTTCCTCTGGCGCGGCACGGCCGACACCCGCGCCGTACAGGTGCTCCCCAACAAGCTCGGCGATCCCCGCGCGCCCGAGGGCAACCTCATGGAGCAGGTGCCCGGTACCGACGTCTGGCACTGGTCGCTGCGCCTGCGGCACGACTGGCGGGGGACCTACGACTTCTACGTGGACGAGGGTGGCGGCCCGGAGCCCGGCACGGCCGGCCACTGGCAGTGGCTGCGTACCCAGCGCCGGCACGACCCGCTCAACGGCCGTGCGCTGCCGCGCCGCTGGGACGGTGAGCCGGTGTCCTACGCCGAGCTCCCCGGGGCGCCCGGAGGGCAGGACTGGCAGCCGAGGCCGGGCGTGGCCCGCGGCGGGGTGGCCGCCCACGAGGTGCCGACCGGGAAGCTGGGCGGCGGCACGCGCCGCGTCTGGCTCTACGAACCGCCTGTGGACCCCGGGCACTCGGCCGAGCTCCCCGTCCTCGTCCTCCTCGACGGTGAGCACTGGCAGCCGCGGCTCGGGCTCGCGCACCTGCTGGACAACCTGATCGCCGACGGCCGGATCCCGCCGCTCGTCGCCCTGCTGCCGGATTCCGTGGATGCCGGCACGAGGTGGACGGACCTGACGTGCCGCCCGGAGTTCGCCGCCTTCCTCGCCGACGAGCTGCTCCCCTGGGCGGCGGACCGGCTCCCGGTCACGGGTGACCCCGCCCGTACGGTCGTCGCCGGACAGAGCCTGGGCGGTCTCTCGGCCGCTCACGCCGCGCTCTCCGTGCCCGGCCGCTTCGGCAACGTCCTCGCCCAGTCGGGCTCGTTCTGGTGGCCCGACGGGCCGCGGGCTCAGTGGCTCACCGACCGGATCGCGCGCGCCCCGCGCCTGCCGGTCCGCTTCTGGCTCTCCTTCGGCGAGCAGGAGTGGGTCGCGCTGCCGGCCGCCAGGCGCCTGCGCGAGGTCCTGGAGGCGGCGGGCTACGACGACGCCTCCTACCGGGAGTTCAACGGCGGCCACGACTATCTGTGCTGGCGCACGGAGCTGGTCGACGGCCTCGTGGACCTGCTGGGCTCCTAG